Proteins from a single region of Crassaminicella profunda:
- a CDS encoding MATE family efflux transporter has product MKRNNEDVMELEPVKILVPKLAIPVTMSLLVSALYNIIDSIFIARISENALTALSLSYPIQLLMISISVGTGVGVNAILSKHLGMKDSKGVTTIAQNALLLAFISYLIFLIFGLFGAKMFFAKQTDNYEIFTYGVEYISICTIFSFGIFFQIIIEKFLQSVGKAKLFMISKLIGAILNIILDPILIFGFGNIPAFGIRGAAYATVIGQIAAMIVIIIFNYKFNPRVKITAHKFIIDLKFIYEIYKVGLPAMIMRSLDSVIVLGVNLILGKISLSAISTYSICFKVQNFVFMIVYGINNALIPIVAYNYGAKNKERINQTVKYSLIYGEISMVVSILLLQILAPQIMQAFNSSEELLTVRIIALRIISLSYVFAGFNILIQSFFQALGNGIYSLIISLLRVIVILLPILYLLSQMFNLNITWLGFIISEVITAVISIFLARKVYAECVVKVCRKQIGDI; this is encoded by the coding sequence ATGAAAAGAAATAATGAAGATGTAATGGAATTAGAACCAGTAAAAATATTAGTCCCAAAGCTAGCAATACCAGTAACTATGTCATTGCTTGTTTCAGCATTATACAATATCATTGATAGCATATTTATAGCTAGAATAAGTGAAAATGCATTAACTGCATTATCCCTTTCATATCCTATACAACTATTAATGATATCTATTTCTGTAGGAACTGGTGTAGGTGTTAATGCTATTTTATCAAAGCATTTGGGAATGAAAGATAGTAAAGGTGTAACTACAATAGCTCAAAATGCGCTATTACTAGCGTTTATATCTTATTTGATTTTTTTGATATTTGGTCTATTTGGAGCAAAAATGTTTTTTGCAAAGCAAACTGATAATTACGAAATATTTACTTACGGAGTAGAATATATTAGTATATGCACAATATTTTCTTTTGGAATATTTTTTCAGATAATTATTGAAAAATTTCTTCAATCAGTAGGTAAAGCTAAATTATTTATGATTTCTAAATTAATAGGAGCTATTCTAAATATAATTTTAGATCCAATACTAATATTTGGTTTTGGAAATATACCTGCTTTTGGCATTAGAGGTGCAGCTTATGCAACTGTAATTGGACAGATAGCTGCTATGATAGTAATAATTATTTTTAATTATAAATTTAATCCTAGAGTTAAAATTACTGCACATAAATTTATTATTGACTTAAAATTTATTTATGAAATATATAAGGTAGGTTTACCTGCAATGATTATGCGTTCTTTAGATTCAGTTATTGTATTAGGTGTAAATTTAATTTTAGGTAAAATTTCATTGTCCGCTATTAGTACGTATAGCATTTGTTTTAAAGTTCAAAATTTCGTTTTTATGATTGTATATGGAATTAATAATGCTTTAATTCCTATAGTTGCCTACAACTATGGAGCAAAAAATAAGGAACGTATAAATCAGACTGTAAAATATAGTTTAATTTACGGAGAAATATCTATGGTAGTTAGTATCCTGTTGCTACAGATTTTAGCTCCACAAATTATGCAAGCATTTAATTCGTCAGAAGAACTTTTGACTGTTAGAATTATAGCTTTAAGAATAATTAGTTTGAGCTACGTATTTGCAGGATTTAATATTTTGATACAAAGCTTTTTTCAAGCACTGGGAAACGGAATATATAGCTTAATTATAAGTTTGCTTAGAGTTATTGTAATACTTTTACCTATATTGTATCTGCTTTCTCAAATGTTTAATCTTAATATTACGTGGCTTGGTTTTATAATTTCTGAGGTTATAACAGCTGTAATAAGTATATTTTTAGCACGTAAGGTATATGCGGAGTGTGTAGTAAAGGTATGTAGAAAGCAAATAGGTGATATTTGA
- a CDS encoding MarR family transcriptional regulator produces MDIEIELLNLFARFMEKQEVFSKLNENGTLHGFGHSEVHTISAIKTLEKPNVTKISRKMNMTRGAISKITRRLIAKELIETYKLDNNKKEKYYKLTEKGESIYRQHEKAHNLWIERDKQFMNSFSKNEIEFIKDFMIKYNLYLDERMRVFELTEKKAKYNEKK; encoded by the coding sequence ATGGATATAGAAATAGAATTATTAAATTTATTTGCGAGATTTATGGAAAAGCAAGAAGTGTTTTCAAAATTAAATGAAAATGGAACATTACATGGATTTGGACATTCTGAAGTGCATACAATTTCTGCAATAAAAACTTTAGAAAAACCTAATGTAACAAAAATATCTCGGAAAATGAATATGACAAGAGGAGCAATTAGTAAAATAACTAGACGATTAATTGCAAAAGAATTAATTGAAACATATAAGCTAGATAACAATAAAAAAGAAAAATATTACAAATTAACTGAAAAAGGTGAATCTATATATAGACAGCATGAGAAAGCTCATAATTTATGGATAGAAAGAGATAAGCAATTTATGAATTCATTTTCTAAAAATGAAATAGAATTTATAAAGGATTTTATGATAAAATACAACCTTTACTTAGATGAAAGAATGAGGGTATTTGAATTAACTGAAAAGAAGGCAAAATATAATGAAAAGAAATAA
- a CDS encoding MFS transporter: MGNKNKLKITILSLSLITVMAGAAVSPALGSISAFFSDVNPMLIKMILTVPGLFILALNLCFPIISRRLNTRAIAIIGLLLYTIGGTSGAFATNIYTLLVSRALVGMGVGLIMPLSTGLLAYYFQPQEQKKLMGYSVAMNNLGGIIAMALSGVLASISWNYSFYVYLTGVLVFILVLAFLPKASIGREGTKLEGSHIKDKFIYIAIMFLLNISFYLYIVNFSIVTCTEEIATAENVGILMSAQSVGALIMALFFGKFSKIFGENIKIFGISLFLIAYMMLYSLHNYSLYAFALVLCGMGFGTLMAWVNSKAVEGLKREHAPSIMAFVSMGMYLGQFLAPILSNLLSNKLGITSLRFPYILAIIVIIITFIMVCLEGRRQNEVYQEA; encoded by the coding sequence ATGGGAAATAAAAATAAGCTAAAAATTACTATATTATCATTATCTTTAATAACAGTTATGGCAGGAGCAGCAGTATCTCCAGCTTTAGGGAGTATTAGTGCATTTTTTTCAGATGTAAATCCAATGCTAATAAAAATGATTTTAACAGTACCAGGATTATTTATTTTGGCTTTGAACTTATGTTTTCCAATAATTTCCCGAAGGTTAAATACAAGAGCCATTGCCATAATAGGGTTGTTATTATATACAATAGGTGGTACTTCAGGGGCTTTTGCAACTAACATTTATACATTATTGGTTTCAAGAGCTTTGGTAGGTATGGGAGTAGGTCTGATAATGCCTTTGTCCACAGGTTTGCTTGCGTACTATTTTCAGCCACAAGAACAGAAGAAACTTATGGGATATTCTGTTGCTATGAATAATTTAGGTGGTATTATTGCTATGGCTCTTTCGGGAGTGCTAGCATCAATAAGTTGGAATTATAGTTTTTATGTATACTTAACTGGAGTTTTGGTATTTATACTTGTTTTAGCATTCTTACCAAAAGCCAGTATCGGTAGAGAAGGGACTAAACTAGAAGGATCACATATTAAAGATAAATTTATTTATATAGCAATAATGTTTTTGTTAAATATATCTTTTTACTTATATATTGTTAATTTTTCAATCGTCACATGTACTGAAGAAATTGCAACGGCAGAAAACGTAGGGATACTTATGTCAGCTCAGTCAGTAGGTGCTTTAATTATGGCATTATTTTTTGGAAAATTTTCAAAGATTTTTGGGGAAAATATAAAAATTTTCGGGATCAGTTTGTTCTTAATTGCGTATATGATGTTATATTCATTACATAATTATTCTTTATACGCCTTTGCTTTAGTGTTATGTGGAATGGGATTTGGAACATTAATGGCATGGGTTAACTCTAAAGCTGTAGAAGGGTTAAAAAGAGAACACGCACCTAGCATTATGGCATTTGTAAGCATGGGTATGTATCTGGGACAGTTTTTAGCACCAATACTTTCAAATTTATTATCAAATAAACTTGGTATTACGTCCTTAAGATTCCCATATATATTAGCAATTATAGTAATCATTATAACCTTTATTATGGTTTGTTTAGAAGGGAGAAGACAAAATGAAGTGTATCAAGAAGCTTAA
- a CDS encoding DNA topoisomerase, producing MSKSLFITEKPSVALEFAKVLNIKGTKSNGFIESEKAVVTWCVGHLVNMSYPEKYDEKLKKWKLEDLPFLPKVYKYEVIKSAKKQFDIVKRQMKRKDIATIYVCTDSGREGEYIYRLVDEMVGVKNKVKKRVWIDSQTEEEIRKGVKNAKPLSEYNKLSDAAYLRAKEDYLMGINFSRLLTLSFGRKISNDLGKKYVVIAVGRVMTCVLGMIVKREREIRDFVKTPYYKILSKFQFQESLEYDGEWKAIEGSNYYLSNLLFKDIGFREKEKAEKFIEELKINSEMVATIEEVKRKKEKKNPPLLYNLAELQNECSKKLKLSPDETLEIVQGLYEKKMLTYPRTDARVLSKAVAKEIHKNIKGLLSMNKACNLDGKDQEIHAFIKKIIEEGLYKNLEKTKYVNDKAITDHYAIIPTGQGLANFNRLSDYAKEIFILVVRRFLAIFYPQAVFSKLSITTKVQTERFFTSSKVCIEEGYLEILSDGKKGKDEKGRNAETLKKLKKGQDVKILDLLIKEGETSPPKRYNSGSMILAMENAGKLIEDEGLREQIKGSGIGTSATRAEILKKLQKIGYVKLNKKTQILTPAQMGEMIYDVVNQSIRSLLNPALTASWEKGLMMVANGEINTDEYMEKLEDYIRKNTQKVLRLNNHENNSNTFATIPSSQGKTGHFHKKGKSKIKKALGSCIACEDGQILENTKAFYCSNWRDGCKFTVWKNSLELYSQKVTPKMIKELLEKGIMKDVDIVLPQTNEKCKASLEFRKGKTGTLELKNVTRIEMKE from the coding sequence ATGAGTAAATCGCTGTTTATAACAGAAAAACCAAGTGTTGCATTAGAATTTGCAAAGGTACTAAATATAAAAGGGACAAAGAGTAATGGGTTTATAGAATCAGAAAAGGCAGTTGTTACTTGGTGTGTAGGGCATTTGGTGAATATGAGCTATCCTGAAAAGTATGATGAGAAACTCAAAAAGTGGAAATTAGAAGATTTACCTTTTTTACCAAAGGTATATAAATATGAAGTCATAAAAAGTGCAAAAAAACAATTTGATATTGTAAAAAGACAAATGAAACGAAAAGATATAGCTACTATCTACGTATGTACAGACTCTGGACGAGAGGGGGAGTATATTTATAGATTAGTAGATGAAATGGTTGGCGTGAAGAATAAAGTTAAAAAGCGGGTATGGATTGATTCACAAACGGAAGAAGAAATCAGAAAAGGTGTAAAAAATGCAAAACCATTATCTGAATACAATAAACTATCAGATGCAGCGTATTTAAGAGCAAAAGAAGATTATCTCATGGGGATTAATTTTTCAAGATTATTGACACTTAGTTTCGGTAGAAAGATTAGTAATGACTTAGGGAAAAAATATGTAGTTATTGCAGTAGGAAGAGTTATGACTTGTGTACTCGGTATGATTGTAAAGAGAGAACGAGAAATTAGAGACTTTGTAAAGACTCCGTATTATAAGATCCTTTCTAAATTTCAGTTTCAGGAGTCTCTTGAATATGATGGTGAATGGAAAGCTATAGAGGGTTCAAATTACTATTTATCCAATTTATTATTTAAAGATATTGGTTTTAGAGAAAAAGAAAAAGCTGAAAAATTTATTGAAGAGCTAAAAATAAATAGTGAAATGGTTGCAACCATTGAAGAGGTAAAAAGAAAAAAGGAAAAGAAAAATCCACCCCTACTATACAATTTAGCTGAACTTCAAAATGAATGTTCTAAAAAGCTGAAATTAAGTCCAGATGAAACCCTAGAGATTGTGCAAGGACTATATGAAAAGAAAATGCTTACTTATCCAAGGACAGATGCGAGGGTTTTATCAAAGGCTGTAGCAAAGGAAATTCATAAAAATATAAAAGGGCTTTTAAGTATGAATAAGGCTTGTAATTTAGATGGTAAAGATCAAGAAATTCATGCTTTTATTAAAAAAATAATAGAAGAAGGGCTTTATAAAAACTTAGAAAAAACAAAATATGTAAATGATAAGGCTATTACGGATCACTATGCTATCATTCCTACAGGGCAAGGCCTTGCTAATTTTAATAGATTATCAGATTATGCTAAAGAAATATTTATACTAGTAGTAAGACGTTTTTTAGCAATCTTTTATCCTCAAGCAGTATTCAGTAAATTATCTATTACTACTAAAGTACAAACAGAACGTTTTTTTACATCCTCAAAGGTTTGTATAGAGGAAGGGTATTTAGAAATATTAAGTGATGGGAAAAAGGGAAAAGACGAAAAAGGAAGAAATGCAGAAACCCTTAAAAAATTAAAAAAGGGACAAGATGTAAAAATTCTTGATCTTTTAATAAAAGAAGGGGAAACCAGTCCACCGAAAAGATATAATTCAGGTTCTATGATTTTAGCCATGGAGAATGCAGGGAAGCTCATTGAAGATGAAGGACTTAGAGAGCAAATTAAGGGTAGTGGTATTGGAACGAGTGCTACAAGGGCTGAAATTCTTAAGAAACTGCAAAAAATTGGATATGTTAAGTTAAATAAGAAAACACAAATATTGACCCCAGCACAAATGGGAGAAATGATTTATGATGTGGTCAATCAATCTATTCGTTCACTCCTTAATCCAGCCCTTACGGCAAGCTGGGAAAAAGGATTAATGATGGTTGCCAATGGAGAAATCAATACGGATGAATATATGGAAAAATTAGAAGATTATATAAGAAAAAATACACAAAAAGTATTGAGATTAAATAATCATGAAAATAACTCAAATACTTTTGCTACGATTCCAAGCAGCCAAGGAAAGACTGGACACTTTCACAAAAAAGGAAAATCTAAAATCAAAAAAGCATTAGGTTCTTGTATAGCTTGTGAAGATGGACAAATATTAGAAAATACGAAAGCTTTTTATTGTAGTAATTGGAGAGATGGATGTAAGTTTACGGTTTGGAAAAATAGTCTTGAACTATATAGCCAAAAAGTAACACCTAAAATGATCAAAGAGCTTTTAGAAAAAGGAATCATGAAAGATGTAGATATAGTTTTACCTCAAACCAATGAAAAATGCAAAGCATCTCTTGAATTTAGAAAAGGTAAAACAGGAACATTAGAATTGAAAAATGTAACCAGGATTGAGATGAAGGAATAA
- a CDS encoding GlcG/HbpS family heme-binding protein yields the protein MKCIKKLNISLEDSIILAKEAIKIATEKGFKICATVVDSSGVQIVSLRDDLANQITPESSFKKAYTAVAIKNPTLMMVNGMEKNPTLAQFSEINNNTIVYGGGVPIISENEVVGAIGIAGAPGGDKDNNIAEEAIAKILY from the coding sequence ATGAAGTGTATCAAGAAGCTTAATATTTCTTTAGAAGATAGCATTATACTAGCTAAGGAAGCTATTAAAATAGCAACTGAGAAGGGTTTTAAAATTTGTGCAACAGTTGTAGATTCTTCTGGGGTTCAAATTGTTTCTCTAAGAGATGATTTAGCAAATCAAATCACTCCTGAAAGTTCTTTTAAGAAAGCATATACAGCAGTGGCAATAAAAAATCCTACGCTAATGATGGTTAATGGAATGGAAAAGAATCCTACATTAGCACAATTTAGTGAGATAAATAATAATACGATTGTTTATGGTGGTGGAGTTCCAATAATATCTGAGAATGAAGTAGTAGGTGCAATAGGAATAGCTGGTGCTCCAGGAGGAGATAAAGATAACAATATTGCAGAAGAAGCTATTGCAAAAATATTATATTAG
- a CDS encoding CCA tRNA nucleotidyltransferase, producing the protein MKIQIPKKVHSILDVLNDYGYEGYIVGGCVRDSILGRIPNDWDICTSCVPEKMLEIFSFFKVIPTGLKHGTVTVVIENEPFEVTTYRIEKDYMDGRHPEKIEFTNDLSEDLKRRDFTINAMAYGRKEGLIDYYGGMVDLRNKKIRCVGEPVERFSEDYLRMLRGVRFSAQLGYTLELETFQGIRKLSKNIVNISKERIREELNKILLADEPSKGFRGLYESELLQYIIPELQECIKFEQRNPYHDQDVFDHIMSVVDHTEKDLILRLAAMLHDIGKPACFSLGENQVGHFYDHHMKGMDMAYDILKRLKYDNKTIELVKILVKEHMCRYDKVTPRTVKRLINRVGVDNIERLFKLQIADVLASKGPHRFDSIEKVRNLYKEIMEKEQPFNVKDLAINGRDLMNLGIEPGKKIGEVLNTLLDKVLDHPELNTKELLIEEVKLNFL; encoded by the coding sequence ATGAAAATACAAATTCCTAAAAAAGTACATAGTATATTAGATGTCCTAAATGATTATGGATATGAAGGATACATTGTAGGTGGTTGTGTAAGAGATAGTATTTTAGGAAGAATTCCTAATGATTGGGATATATGTACTAGCTGTGTTCCAGAAAAAATGCTAGAAATATTTAGTTTCTTTAAAGTTATTCCTACAGGATTAAAGCATGGGACAGTAACTGTTGTCATAGAGAATGAACCTTTTGAGGTCACTACCTATAGAATAGAGAAAGATTATATGGATGGAAGACATCCTGAAAAGATAGAATTTACAAATGATTTAAGTGAAGATTTAAAAAGAAGAGATTTTACTATCAACGCAATGGCTTATGGTAGAAAAGAAGGATTAATTGATTATTATGGTGGAATGGTAGATCTAAGAAATAAAAAAATTAGATGTGTAGGAGAGCCCGTAGAAAGATTTAGTGAAGATTATTTGAGAATGCTAAGAGGGGTAAGGTTTTCAGCACAGCTTGGATATACTCTTGAACTAGAGACTTTTCAAGGAATAAGGAAATTATCTAAAAATATCGTAAATATTAGCAAAGAAAGAATAAGAGAAGAACTTAATAAAATATTATTGGCAGATGAGCCCTCTAAAGGATTTAGAGGGTTATATGAAAGTGAATTGTTACAATATATAATACCAGAGTTACAAGAATGCATAAAGTTCGAACAAAGAAATCCTTACCATGATCAAGATGTATTTGATCATATTATGAGTGTAGTGGATCATACAGAAAAGGATTTGATATTAAGATTAGCAGCTATGTTACACGATATTGGAAAACCTGCATGCTTTTCATTAGGCGAAAATCAAGTTGGACATTTTTATGACCATCATATGAAAGGAATGGATATGGCTTATGACATACTAAAAAGACTTAAATATGATAATAAAACCATTGAACTTGTGAAAATTTTAGTAAAAGAGCATATGTGTAGATATGATAAGGTAACCCCTAGAACGGTAAAAAGATTAATTAATAGAGTGGGAGTAGACAACATAGAAAGATTATTTAAATTGCAAATAGCTGATGTATTGGCAAGTAAAGGGCCACATAGGTTTGATAGTATTGAAAAGGTAAGAAACTTATATAAGGAGATTATGGAGAAAGAGCAGCCATTCAATGTGAAAGATTTGGCCATTAATGGACGAGATTTGATGAATCTGGGTATAGAACCGGGAAAGAAAATTGGTGAGGTATTGAATACCTTATTAGATAAAGTTTTAGATCATCCAGAATTGAATACAAAAGAATTACTGATTGAGGAAGTAAAATTGAATTTTTTATAA